One Nocardia farcinica genomic region harbors:
- a CDS encoding HugZ family pyridoxamine 5'-phosphate oxidase, with protein sequence MTLDHGDPGDAPSVPQPIAPVVDATRPSAAEEARTVVAATNIATLASLSEDGGPWASFVTYGELGGRPVLCVSRLAEHGRNLAADPRASLSIVAPEVPTDPLAGTRVTLAGVVEQPTGDEADAARSAHLAAVPAARHYIDYSDFTVWILRVHRVRWVGGYGRMDSATAEQYAAARPDPIVPAAARAVAHLNDDHADALADMARALGGYPDATAARCERADRYGLDLRVETPRGVARTRVGYLAPLDDVGELRAATVELARRSRSGNRP encoded by the coding sequence ATGACTCTCGATCACGGTGATCCCGGCGACGCCCCTTCGGTCCCCCAGCCCATCGCGCCGGTGGTGGATGCCACCCGTCCCTCGGCGGCCGAGGAGGCCAGGACGGTGGTGGCCGCCACCAATATCGCCACGCTGGCGAGCCTGTCCGAGGACGGCGGTCCCTGGGCCTCGTTCGTCACCTACGGCGAACTGGGCGGCCGGCCGGTGCTGTGTGTGTCCCGGCTGGCCGAGCACGGGCGCAATCTCGCGGCCGATCCGCGGGCGAGCCTGTCGATCGTGGCGCCGGAGGTGCCCACCGACCCGCTGGCCGGCACCCGGGTGACGCTGGCCGGCGTGGTCGAGCAGCCGACCGGGGACGAGGCCGATGCGGCACGGAGCGCACACCTGGCAGCCGTGCCCGCCGCGCGCCATTACATCGACTACAGCGACTTCACGGTGTGGATCCTGCGGGTGCACCGGGTGCGGTGGGTCGGTGGTTACGGGCGGATGGATTCGGCCACCGCCGAGCAGTACGCCGCGGCCCGTCCCGATCCGATCGTGCCCGCCGCGGCCCGCGCGGTCGCGCACCTCAACGACGATCACGCCGACGCGCTGGCCGATATGGCCCGGGCGCTGGGCGGCTACCCGGACGCCACGGCGGCGCGGTGCGAACGGGCCGACCGCTACGGCCTGGACCTGCGGGTGGAGACACCGCGCGGGGTGGCGCGCACCAGGGTCGGTTACCTGGCGCCGCTCGACGACGTAGGCGAATTACGTGCGGCGACGGTCGAATTGGCGCGACGCTCACGCAGCGGGAACCGGCCTTGA
- a CDS encoding fructosamine kinase family protein yields the protein MEIASRVGSAVGSPVTEVTDLGSSHGWRLARMRLADGRAVFVKHTAAHGPVLAAEAAGLRWLAEGDAELPVPVLADGEGLLVLPWLSAAAPSAEAAERFGRGLARLHTSGAEWFGAPWQGWIAELPQDNTRSSGPWSSWFAERRVVPYLRRAAGVLGAEGVRVVEQVVDRIEVLGGPAEPPSRIHGDLWSGNVVWTAEGARVIDPAAHGGHRESDLAMLALFGAPYLDRILGAYQEVAPLTEGWRARVPVHQLAPLLVHVVLFGGSYRGQVIAAARAALAG from the coding sequence ATGGAGATCGCGAGCAGGGTGGGTTCGGCGGTCGGGTCTCCCGTCACGGAGGTGACCGATCTGGGGTCGAGCCACGGGTGGCGGTTGGCGCGCATGCGCTTGGCGGACGGGCGTGCGGTGTTCGTGAAGCACACGGCGGCGCACGGGCCGGTGCTGGCAGCGGAGGCGGCCGGGTTGCGCTGGCTGGCCGAGGGGGATGCCGAGCTGCCGGTGCCGGTGCTGGCCGACGGCGAGGGGCTGCTGGTGTTGCCGTGGCTGTCGGCCGCGGCGCCGAGTGCCGAGGCGGCGGAGCGGTTCGGTCGTGGGCTGGCGCGGCTGCACACGAGCGGGGCGGAGTGGTTCGGTGCGCCGTGGCAGGGGTGGATCGCCGAGCTGCCGCAGGACAACACGCGGTCGAGCGGTCCGTGGTCCTCGTGGTTCGCCGAGCGGCGGGTGGTGCCGTACCTGCGCCGGGCCGCCGGTGTGCTGGGCGCGGAGGGGGTGCGGGTGGTGGAGCAGGTGGTCGACCGGATCGAGGTGCTGGGCGGGCCGGCGGAGCCGCCGTCGCGGATTCACGGTGATCTGTGGTCGGGGAACGTGGTGTGGACGGCGGAGGGTGCCCGCGTGATCGATCCGGCGGCGCACGGCGGGCATCGGGAGTCGGATCTGGCGATGCTCGCGTTGTTCGGTGCGCCGTACCTGGATCGGATCCTGGGGGCGTATCAGGAGGTCGCGCCGCTGACGGAGGGGTGGCGGGCGCGGGTGCCGGTGCATCAGTTGGCGCCGCTGCTGGTGCATGTGGTGTTGTTCGGCGGGTCGTATCGGGGGCAGGTGATCGCGGCGGCGCGGGCGGCCTTGGCCGGATGA
- a CDS encoding winged helix-turn-helix transcriptional regulator, with protein sequence MTTMKAAEKRAQAKVEYNAFLAGCPSRQLLERISDKWVVLILCALGGDNSSGRPGAADADGPKPMRYSEISRLLAGASQKMLTQTLRSLERDGLLTRTVTPTVPVTVSYELTDLGLSLHHMTRGLRHWAQTHMAEVLAHRENYDTRTP encoded by the coding sequence GTGACGACGATGAAGGCGGCCGAGAAGAGGGCTCAGGCCAAGGTGGAGTACAACGCGTTCTTGGCTGGGTGCCCCAGCCGGCAACTGCTCGAGCGAATCTCGGACAAGTGGGTCGTCCTGATCCTGTGTGCGCTGGGCGGCGACAACAGTTCCGGTCGGCCCGGTGCCGCGGACGCAGACGGTCCGAAACCGATGCGTTACTCCGAGATCTCTCGGCTTCTCGCCGGAGCCAGCCAGAAGATGCTGACCCAGACGCTACGGTCGCTGGAGCGCGATGGTCTGCTCACCCGTACCGTGACGCCGACCGTCCCTGTCACGGTCTCCTACGAGCTGACCGACCTCGGCCTCTCGCTCCACCACATGACCCGCGGGCTCAGACACTGGGCGCAGACACACATGGCCGAGGTACTCGCCCACCGCGAGAACTACGACACGCGCACCCCCTGA
- the katG gene encoding catalase/peroxidase HPI, which produces MSVEHPPIGEANTEPAAGGCPVTGRLRHPLQGGGNHEWWPNQLNLKVLAKNPAEGNPLGDFDYKAAFNSLDLAAVKADIAEVLTTSQDWWPADFGNYGPLMIRMAWHSAGTYRSSDGRGGANTGQQRFAPLNSWPDNGNLDKARRLLWPVKKKYGQNISWADLMILAGNVALETMGFKTFGFAGGRVDVWEPEEDVYWGPEAEWLGDKRYSGERDLENPLAAVQMGLIYVNPEGPNGNPDPLAAAVDIKDTFGRMGMTVEETVALIAGGHTFGKTHGAGDAALVGAEPEAAPLEQMGLGWKSSHGTGKGADAITSGLEVVWTTKPTQWSNDFFEILFGYEWELTKSPAGANQWVAKDAQPIIPDPFDPAKKRLPTMLTTDLSLRVDPEMEVISRRFKDNPDEFADAFARAWFKLTHRDLGPVTRYLGPEVPSEVQLWQDPIPAVDHELVDAADIAALKEQILASELSISQLVKTAWAAASSFRGSDYRGGANGGRIRLQPQLGWEVNEPDELARVIAVLEGIQEQFNAAQTGNKKVSFADLVVLGGVAAVEQAARNAGVAVEVPFTPGRADTTQELTDPEGFAVLEPKADGFRNYLGKANPLPAEYLLVDKANLLTLTAPEMTVLVGGLRVLNANYQRSPLGVLTETPESLTNDFFVNLLDMGVVWEPSPTDDGTYVGKDAATGAQKWTGSRVDLLFGSNSVLRSLAEVYATDDAKPKFVQDFVAAWNKVMNLDRFDLA; this is translated from the coding sequence GTGTCTGTGGAACACCCGCCCATCGGTGAAGCCAATACGGAACCCGCCGCCGGCGGCTGCCCGGTCACCGGCCGCCTGCGGCACCCGCTGCAGGGCGGCGGCAACCACGAGTGGTGGCCCAACCAGCTCAACCTGAAGGTGCTGGCCAAGAACCCCGCCGAAGGCAACCCGCTCGGCGACTTCGACTACAAGGCCGCGTTCAACTCCCTCGACCTGGCCGCGGTCAAGGCCGACATCGCCGAGGTGCTGACCACATCCCAGGACTGGTGGCCCGCCGACTTCGGCAACTACGGCCCGCTCATGATCCGCATGGCCTGGCACAGCGCGGGCACCTACCGCTCCTCCGACGGCCGCGGCGGCGCCAACACCGGGCAGCAGCGCTTCGCCCCGCTCAACAGCTGGCCCGACAACGGCAACCTGGACAAGGCCCGCCGCCTGCTGTGGCCGGTCAAGAAGAAGTACGGCCAGAACATCTCGTGGGCCGACCTGATGATCCTGGCCGGCAACGTCGCGCTCGAGACCATGGGCTTCAAGACCTTCGGTTTCGCGGGCGGCCGCGTCGACGTGTGGGAACCGGAGGAGGACGTCTACTGGGGCCCCGAGGCCGAGTGGCTGGGCGACAAGCGCTACAGCGGTGAACGCGACCTGGAGAACCCGCTGGCCGCGGTCCAGATGGGCCTGATCTACGTCAACCCCGAAGGGCCCAACGGCAACCCGGATCCGCTGGCGGCCGCCGTGGACATCAAGGACACCTTCGGTCGCATGGGCATGACCGTCGAAGAGACCGTCGCGCTCATCGCGGGCGGTCACACCTTCGGCAAGACCCACGGCGCCGGTGACGCCGCGCTCGTCGGCGCGGAGCCCGAAGCCGCCCCGCTCGAGCAGATGGGCCTGGGCTGGAAGAGCTCGCACGGCACCGGCAAGGGCGCCGACGCGATCACCAGCGGCCTCGAGGTCGTCTGGACCACCAAGCCCACCCAGTGGAGCAACGACTTCTTCGAGATCCTCTTCGGCTACGAGTGGGAACTCACCAAGAGCCCGGCCGGGGCGAACCAGTGGGTCGCCAAGGACGCCCAGCCGATCATCCCGGATCCGTTCGATCCGGCGAAGAAGCGCCTGCCCACCATGCTCACCACCGACCTGTCGCTGCGCGTCGACCCCGAGATGGAAGTCATCTCCCGGCGGTTCAAGGACAACCCGGACGAGTTCGCCGACGCCTTCGCCCGCGCCTGGTTCAAGCTGACCCACCGCGACCTGGGTCCGGTCACCCGCTACCTCGGCCCCGAGGTGCCCAGCGAGGTGCAGCTGTGGCAGGACCCGATCCCCGCGGTCGATCACGAACTCGTCGACGCCGCCGACATCGCCGCGCTCAAGGAGCAGATCCTGGCCTCGGAGCTGTCGATCTCGCAGCTGGTGAAGACCGCCTGGGCGGCGGCCTCCTCCTTCCGCGGCAGCGACTACCGCGGCGGCGCGAACGGCGGGCGCATCCGGTTGCAGCCGCAGCTGGGTTGGGAGGTCAACGAGCCCGACGAGCTGGCCCGCGTCATCGCGGTACTGGAAGGCATCCAGGAGCAGTTCAACGCGGCCCAGACCGGCAACAAGAAGGTCTCCTTCGCCGACCTGGTCGTCCTCGGCGGTGTCGCCGCGGTCGAGCAGGCCGCCCGCAACGCCGGCGTGGCGGTCGAGGTGCCCTTCACCCCGGGCCGCGCCGACACCACGCAGGAGCTCACCGACCCCGAGGGCTTCGCGGTGCTCGAGCCCAAGGCCGACGGCTTCCGCAACTACCTCGGCAAGGCCAACCCGCTGCCCGCCGAGTACCTGCTGGTGGACAAGGCGAACCTGCTCACCCTCACCGCGCCGGAGATGACCGTGCTGGTGGGTGGTCTGCGCGTGCTCAACGCCAACTACCAGCGCTCCCCGCTGGGCGTGCTGACCGAGACGCCGGAGTCGCTCACGAACGACTTCTTCGTCAACCTGCTCGACATGGGCGTCGTGTGGGAGCCCTCCCCCACCGACGACGGCACCTACGTCGGCAAGGACGCCGCCACCGGCGCCCAGAAGTGGACCGGCAGCCGGGTCGACCTGCTGTTCGGCTCGAACTCGGTGCTGCGCTCGCTCGCCGAGGTCTACGCCACCGACGACGCCAAGCCGAAGTTCGTGCAGGACTTCGTCGCCGCGTGGAACAAGGTGATGAACCTGGACCGGTTCGACCTCGCCTGA
- a CDS encoding thioesterase family protein — translation MTTTAHAFDVDTASTPVGEHVYALELTDRWNTPAGTANGGYLFAVCLQALAREVPQPDLLSASGHFLRPGTPGPARVSTETARIGRRTGTGAATLLREDREIVRVLATFSDLGAAQGPTMEAGVAPALPAPRECVDPHEGRDRGDGIGARVEYRMPELPGFFRGTPRGATTWEFWMRFADGREADPIALAALVDAAPPVVFDHGIGGSSTIELTAHIRRRPAPGWLACRVSTKHLVNGFHEEDFEIWDSSGALVAQSRQLALAF, via the coding sequence ATGACCACTACCGCGCACGCTTTCGACGTCGATACCGCGAGCACCCCGGTGGGCGAGCATGTGTATGCGCTCGAGTTGACCGATCGGTGGAACACTCCGGCCGGGACGGCCAACGGCGGGTACCTGTTCGCGGTCTGTCTGCAGGCGCTGGCGCGGGAGGTGCCGCAGCCGGACCTGTTGTCGGCGTCGGGGCATTTCCTGCGGCCGGGGACGCCGGGTCCGGCGCGGGTGTCGACGGAGACGGCGCGGATCGGGCGGCGCACCGGGACCGGGGCGGCGACGTTGCTGCGCGAGGATCGGGAGATCGTGCGGGTGCTGGCGACCTTCAGCGATCTCGGTGCGGCGCAGGGGCCGACGATGGAGGCCGGGGTGGCCCCGGCGCTTCCGGCGCCACGGGAGTGCGTCGACCCGCACGAGGGGCGGGATCGCGGCGACGGCATCGGGGCGCGGGTGGAGTACCGGATGCCGGAGTTGCCCGGATTCTTCCGCGGGACGCCGCGCGGGGCGACGACGTGGGAGTTCTGGATGCGGTTCGCCGACGGGCGGGAGGCGGATCCGATCGCGCTGGCGGCGTTGGTGGACGCCGCTCCCCCGGTGGTGTTCGATCACGGGATCGGCGGGTCGTCGACGATCGAGTTGACCGCGCACATCCGCAGGCGTCCGGCGCCGGGCTGGCTGGCGTGCCGGGTGAGCACGAAACACCTGGTGAACGGCTTCCACGAGGAGGATTTCGAGATCTGGGACAGCAGCGGCGCGCTGGTGGCCCAGTCCCGTCAGTTGGCGCTGGCCTTCTAA
- a CDS encoding Fur family transcriptional regulator — translation MSKVPDFEQLLRGASLRVTAQRLAVLSVVHEHPHSDTDSILGRVRESVGAVSHQAVYDVLRALTTAGLLRRIQPMGSVARYETRVDDNHHHLVCRDCGVIVDVDCAVGEAPCLDASHDHGFVVDEAEVIYWGHCPDCSKALSAPPK, via the coding sequence GTGTCCAAGGTTCCCGATTTCGAGCAGCTCCTGCGCGGCGCGTCCCTCCGGGTCACCGCGCAGCGGCTGGCCGTGCTGAGCGTGGTGCACGAGCATCCGCACTCGGACACGGACTCGATCCTGGGACGGGTGCGCGAGAGCGTCGGAGCGGTGTCCCACCAGGCGGTCTACGACGTGTTGCGCGCACTGACCACGGCCGGACTGCTGCGTCGCATCCAGCCGATGGGCTCGGTCGCCCGCTACGAGACCCGGGTCGACGACAACCACCACCATCTCGTCTGCCGTGACTGCGGCGTCATCGTCGACGTCGACTGCGCGGTGGGCGAAGCGCCCTGCCTCGATGCCTCCCACGACCACGGTTTCGTCGTCGACGAGGCGGAGGTCATCTACTGGGGCCACTGCCCCGACTGTTCGAAAGCTCTGTCCGCACCACCGAAGTGA
- a CDS encoding TIGR03619 family F420-dependent LLM class oxidoreductase, with protein MRFTYAETMTDPSFYVPLAQAAEAAGYTSMTIADSIAYPRDSEATYPYTPDGSREFLEDKPFVEAFVLSAVIAAATTRLRLTPFVLKLPIRPPVLVAKQAASVAALSGNRLGLGVGISPWPDDFEIMGVPFEKRGARMDECIDIVRGLTAGGYFEYHGEYYDLPPIKISPVPTEPIPILIGGHSKAALRRAAQRGDGWMHAGGDPQELDRLLAELDALRAEYGARKDFEIHVISVDGFTVDGVKRLEDKGVTDVIVGFRNPYTREPDNESLDTKIANLERFAEKVVGRTS; from the coding sequence ATGCGGTTCACCTACGCGGAGACGATGACCGACCCCTCGTTCTACGTGCCCCTGGCACAGGCGGCCGAGGCGGCGGGGTATACCTCGATGACGATCGCCGACAGCATCGCCTATCCGCGGGATTCCGAGGCCACCTACCCCTACACCCCCGACGGCAGCCGGGAGTTCTTGGAGGACAAGCCGTTCGTCGAGGCGTTCGTGCTGTCGGCGGTGATCGCCGCGGCGACCACCCGGCTGCGGCTGACCCCGTTCGTGCTCAAACTGCCGATCCGCCCACCGGTACTGGTGGCCAAGCAGGCGGCATCGGTGGCGGCGTTGAGCGGCAACCGGCTCGGCTTGGGCGTCGGGATCAGTCCGTGGCCGGACGATTTCGAGATCATGGGCGTGCCGTTCGAGAAGCGCGGCGCGCGGATGGACGAGTGCATCGATATCGTGCGCGGGCTGACCGCGGGCGGCTACTTCGAGTACCACGGCGAGTACTACGACCTGCCGCCGATCAAGATCAGCCCGGTGCCGACCGAGCCGATTCCGATCCTCATCGGCGGTCACAGCAAGGCGGCGCTGCGGCGGGCGGCGCAGCGCGGGGACGGCTGGATGCACGCGGGCGGTGACCCGCAGGAGCTGGACCGGCTGCTGGCGGAGTTGGACGCGCTGCGTGCGGAATACGGCGCGCGCAAGGACTTCGAGATCCACGTCATCTCGGTGGACGGGTTCACCGTCGACGGGGTGAAGCGGCTCGAGGACAAGGGCGTGACGGATGTGATCGTGGGCTTCCGCAATCCCTACACCCGGGAACCGGACAACGAGAGTCTGGACACCAAGATCGCGAATCTGGAGCGGTTCGCGGAGAAGGTCGTCGGACGCACCTCCTGA
- a CDS encoding aldo/keto reductase family oxidoreductase encodes MSTPSLPLPGGTWTLGDLTVTRFGYGAMQLAGPGVMGPPADREGALAVLREAVALGITHIDTSDAYGPRVTNELIRQALHPYPDSLHIVTKVGATRDEQGGWPTARRPDDLRRQVHDNLESLRLDVLDLVNLRLGNAQGPQPGSLAEAFETLVELQQQGLIRHLGISNATEEQVTEAQHIAPIVCVQNMYNLAHRHDDKLIDRLATDGVAYVPFFPLGGFTPLQSSTLSAVAARRETTQMSVALAWLLQRSPNILLIPGTSSTAHLRQNIAGAGLTLSDEDLTELDDINR; translated from the coding sequence ATGAGCACACCCTCCCTCCCTCTTCCCGGCGGCACCTGGACGCTCGGTGACCTGACCGTCACCCGGTTCGGCTACGGCGCCATGCAACTGGCCGGCCCGGGGGTGATGGGGCCGCCCGCCGATCGCGAGGGTGCCCTGGCCGTGCTGCGTGAAGCGGTCGCCCTCGGTATCACACACATCGACACCAGCGACGCCTACGGGCCGCGCGTCACCAACGAGTTGATCCGCCAGGCACTGCACCCCTATCCCGACTCGCTCCACATCGTGACCAAGGTGGGCGCGACCCGCGACGAACAGGGCGGCTGGCCGACAGCCCGTCGACCCGACGATCTGCGCCGCCAGGTCCACGACAACCTCGAGTCCCTCCGCCTCGACGTACTCGACCTGGTCAACCTCCGACTCGGCAACGCCCAAGGTCCCCAGCCCGGCTCGCTCGCCGAGGCGTTCGAGACGCTCGTCGAACTCCAGCAGCAGGGCCTCATCCGCCACCTCGGGATCAGCAACGCCACCGAGGAGCAGGTCACCGAGGCACAGCACATCGCGCCGATCGTGTGCGTGCAGAACATGTACAACCTCGCCCACCGCCACGACGACAAGCTCATCGACCGGCTCGCCACCGACGGCGTCGCGTACGTGCCCTTCTTCCCCCTCGGGGGCTTCACCCCGCTTCAGTCCTCGACGCTCTCGGCGGTCGCCGCTCGACGGGAGACGACACAGATGTCCGTCGCGCTGGCCTGGCTGCTGCAGCGATCACCGAACATCCTGCTCATCCCCGGCACGTCATCGACGGCACATCTGCGCCAGAACATCGCCGGCGCCGGACTCACCCTCTCTGATGAGGACTTGACCGAGCTGGACGACATCAACCGCTGA
- a CDS encoding metal-dependent hydrolase, translating to MLGHSHATSGALAWSVAAATLPLAVVTYPVMQDVDARLGPVDVLLGVFLTAGAALLPDADHPKGTLAHVLGPLSYFACKIIAKVSGGHRQGTHSLLFVVAAAYGTWAGMHWIGRPFTLALAFFLLALAVRALHLYPPGDDIRSWGTVVVLAAAGTFVMDHWISDKPAWLPFCVGLGALAHLLGDCLTDRGCPLLWPFKPRTCFPIIERTGNKVETWVLAPLFTVGTLAVLWHVFTVPA from the coding sequence GTGCTCGGACATTCTCATGCGACCAGCGGCGCGCTCGCCTGGTCGGTGGCGGCGGCGACGCTGCCGCTCGCGGTGGTGACCTATCCGGTGATGCAGGACGTGGACGCCCGCCTCGGGCCCGTCGACGTGCTGCTCGGCGTCTTCCTCACGGCCGGTGCGGCGCTGCTGCCCGACGCCGATCACCCGAAAGGCACGCTCGCGCATGTGCTCGGGCCGCTGTCGTATTTCGCCTGCAAGATCATCGCCAAGGTCTCCGGCGGGCACCGCCAAGGCACGCACTCCCTGCTGTTCGTGGTCGCCGCCGCCTACGGCACCTGGGCCGGAATGCACTGGATCGGACGGCCGTTCACCCTCGCCCTGGCCTTCTTCCTGCTCGCACTCGCCGTGCGGGCCCTGCACCTGTACCCGCCGGGAGACGACATCCGCAGCTGGGGCACCGTCGTCGTGCTGGCGGCAGCGGGCACCTTCGTGATGGACCACTGGATCAGCGACAAGCCCGCGTGGCTGCCCTTCTGCGTCGGCCTCGGCGCCCTGGCCCACCTGCTCGGCGACTGCCTCACCGACCGCGGCTGTCCCCTGCTGTGGCCGTTCAAGCCACGCACCTGTTTCCCCATCATCGAGCGGACCGGCAACAAGGTCGAAACCTGGGTTCTCGCACCGCTGTTCACCGTCGGCACGTTGGCTGTGCTCTGGCACGTCTTCACCGTGCCCGCGTGA
- a CDS encoding glycoside hydrolase family 3 C-terminal domain-containing protein, with protein MTSAPIADLSTAEKAALGSGADFWTTKAIGPVGSVTMTDGPHGVRRQVGATDHLGLAESVPATCFPPAVGLAQSWDADLVRRVGVALGREARAAGVDVLLGPGVNIKRDPRGGRNFEYYSEDPVLTGVLGAAWVAGLQSTGVGASVKHFAANNAEHDRMRSSSDVDARPLREIYLRAFAHIVRAARPWTVMCSYNRINGVYAAENRWLLTEVLRGEWGFDGVVVSDWGAVADRVRAVAAGLDLEMPGGGGDSDARVVAAVEAGELDPADLDRAAARMAALAERVAAGRELSAEPVDVAAHHALGREVAGRCVVLLKNDGDILPLSAGRSLAVVGEFAEAPRYQGGGSSHVNATRLDIPLAEIRALAAPGTVAYARGFTTDGTGDAAAMRAEAVETAAAAEVAVVFLGLAAGQESEGFDREDIELPAEQLRLLQEIVRVQPKTVVVLAHGGVVRLTPVAAAVPAILDGGLLGQAGGGGVADVLFGRVDPSGRLAETVPLRLQDCPAYLNFPGEHSHVRYGEGLFVGYRWYDARELAVGFPFGHGLSYTSFDYSQLSVESDESGCTVGVTVTNTGARPGREVVQVYTAMPGSVVVRPPRELKGFATVDLEPGASERVWVTIGRAELAYWDTRVDRWLVEGGDYEVLVGASSRDIRLTGTVSVAGDGVRVPITMESTLGEALADPAAAAAIGQVAAGMGAMVGGGDALGVDMMRMLESIPLGRLANFGMDTEALARALGAADGGASA; from the coding sequence ATGACGAGCGCACCGATCGCGGACCTGTCGACGGCGGAGAAGGCGGCGCTGGGCAGCGGCGCGGATTTCTGGACGACCAAGGCGATCGGTCCGGTCGGGTCGGTGACGATGACCGACGGCCCGCACGGGGTGCGCAGGCAGGTGGGCGCGACCGATCACCTGGGGTTGGCCGAGAGTGTGCCGGCGACGTGTTTCCCGCCCGCGGTGGGGCTGGCGCAGAGCTGGGATGCGGATCTGGTGCGCCGGGTGGGTGTGGCGCTGGGGCGCGAGGCGCGGGCGGCGGGGGTGGATGTGTTGTTGGGGCCGGGGGTGAACATCAAGCGTGATCCGCGCGGTGGGCGCAATTTCGAGTACTACTCGGAGGATCCGGTGCTGACGGGGGTGTTGGGCGCGGCGTGGGTGGCCGGGTTGCAGAGCACCGGGGTCGGGGCGTCGGTGAAGCACTTCGCGGCCAACAATGCCGAGCACGATCGGATGCGGTCGAGTTCGGACGTCGATGCGCGACCGTTGCGGGAGATCTATCTGCGGGCGTTCGCGCATATCGTGCGTGCGGCGCGGCCGTGGACGGTGATGTGTTCCTACAACCGCATCAACGGGGTGTACGCGGCCGAGAACCGGTGGTTGCTGACCGAGGTGTTGCGCGGTGAGTGGGGGTTCGACGGTGTGGTGGTGAGCGACTGGGGCGCGGTGGCCGATCGGGTGCGGGCGGTGGCGGCGGGGCTGGACCTGGAGATGCCCGGTGGGGGCGGTGATTCGGATGCGCGGGTCGTGGCCGCGGTGGAGGCTGGTGAGCTGGATCCGGCGGATCTGGATCGGGCGGCCGCGCGGATGGCGGCGTTGGCGGAGCGGGTGGCGGCGGGCCGGGAGTTGTCCGCCGAGCCGGTGGATGTGGCGGCGCACCATGCGTTGGGGCGGGAGGTGGCCGGGCGGTGTGTGGTGCTGTTGAAGAACGACGGGGACATTCTGCCGTTGTCGGCGGGGCGGTCGCTGGCGGTGGTGGGTGAGTTCGCGGAGGCGCCGCGCTATCAGGGCGGTGGGAGCTCGCATGTGAACGCCACCCGGCTCGACATACCGTTGGCCGAGATCCGGGCGCTGGCGGCGCCGGGGACGGTGGCGTATGCGCGGGGGTTCACCACCGACGGCACCGGTGATGCGGCGGCGATGCGGGCCGAGGCGGTGGAGACCGCGGCGGCGGCCGAGGTGGCGGTGGTGTTCCTGGGGTTGGCGGCGGGTCAGGAGTCGGAGGGGTTCGACCGCGAGGACATCGAGCTGCCCGCCGAACAGCTGCGGTTGTTGCAGGAGATCGTGCGGGTGCAGCCGAAGACGGTGGTGGTGCTCGCGCACGGCGGGGTGGTGCGGTTGACGCCGGTGGCGGCGGCGGTGCCCGCGATTCTGGACGGCGGCCTGTTGGGGCAGGCCGGTGGTGGTGGGGTGGCGGATGTGTTGTTCGGGCGGGTGGATCCGTCGGGGCGATTGGCGGAGACGGTGCCGTTGCGGTTGCAGGACTGTCCGGCGTATCTGAACTTTCCCGGCGAGCATTCGCATGTGCGGTACGGGGAGGGGTTGTTCGTCGGGTATCGCTGGTACGACGCGCGGGAGTTGGCGGTGGGCTTTCCGTTCGGGCACGGGTTGTCGTACACGAGTTTCGACTATTCGCAGTTGTCGGTGGAGTCGGACGAGTCGGGTTGCACGGTCGGGGTGACGGTGACCAACACCGGGGCGCGGCCGGGTCGTGAGGTGGTGCAGGTGTACACCGCCATGCCGGGGTCGGTGGTGGTGCGGCCGCCGCGGGAGTTGAAGGGTTTCGCGACGGTGGATCTGGAACCCGGTGCGAGCGAGCGGGTGTGGGTGACGATCGGCCGGGCGGAGTTGGCGTACTGGGACACCCGGGTGGATCGGTGGCTGGTGGAGGGCGGCGACTACGAGGTGCTCGTGGGTGCGTCCAGTCGCGATATCCGGCTCACCGGCACGGTGTCGGTGGCCGGGGACGGGGTGCGGGTGCCGATCACGATGGAGTCGACGTTGGGTGAGGCGTTGGCCGATCCGGCGGCGGCCGCGGCGATCGGTCAGGTGGCGGCCGGGATGGGGGCGATGGTCGGCGGTGGTGACGCGCTGGGGGTGGACATGATGCGGATGCTGGAGTCGATTCCGTTGGGCAGGCTGGCGAATTTCGGGATGGACACCGAGGCACTGGCACGCGCGCTGGGCGCGGCCGATGGCGGAGCGTCCGCGTAG